A segment of the Ammospiza caudacuta isolate bAmmCau1 chromosome 2, bAmmCau1.pri, whole genome shotgun sequence genome:
AGTGAGCACACTAAAATGCATAAGGCTAAAAGGAAATATCTTGATCCACACAAAtgaactgtatttttaaacaaacattACATATCAGAAGTAGAAATGGTGACAGCTCCATGCTATTCTTTCTCTTATATTTCTAACCCACATGGAATTGAAAACCATTACTGTTTCCTGTGAACATGCACACGGTCAAGAGTaggaaattttttaatttaacactTAAAAGCCCATTAAAGTGACACCTTTTCTAATAAGTATGCATAGCAAGTCTCAGAATTCTTGTAGCTAGAAGGATATGGATATTGCTCATGGCATATACTCATCCTCTTCTTTATTTGAACAGGACTTTCTTGTATGAGCTTACAGACTGCACTGCACCAACTCTCATTTTAGATTCCTCTAATTAGATAATTCCATTTTAGACTAATATGAGGGAAAATGCATATGCAAAGTGAACAGTTTAAAGAGAAATATTACATCTTTggggtattaaaaaaaaaagcacgtTCAAAGCacatcagaaaacaaaatttctcaAGTCATTCTACCAGAAGAAAATTACTACCAAAAAGTGCTGCGAAACAGGGAGCCCTGTCAGTTTCCTGTCCATTTAAAGACAAGTGTATCTGAGACAGTGGCTGCACATCTATGAACTCTAGCTACTCAGTCTGATCTCAAAGCACCTCTATTGCCACTAGGATAACACAGTTCCTCTAATACAAACCACCCAGCCTCCACACCAAAGGCCAGTGCAAGAGGCTCAGTGTGACTGCAGAAGGGAAGCCTTTCACCTTCACGTCATCAGCATAAATCCCAGCCTCTGCACTGCCATTTGTAACtctccaaacaaaaaaaccctcacaggaataaatttatttccttctgatGTCCAGATGTTagaaagataaattattttgtcaGCAGAACCGCCTTGTTAAGGCTTAGGGCTTGACATGCCTCAATGATCTCAGACCTGGAGGAGGTTAACAAAGCCTGGGGAGAAGGATGTGCTAATGAGAGTGGacacaaaaaatacaaaatttacGGGCCACAAGGACATTTGGCAGAACACCCAATATAAGGAAGAAACTAACAAAGCCAAGTCAGCAACTATACTGAAATCAACTGACTCAGCTCCAAGGAAATTTTAGCAGGAGGAGATTGTGACCATCAACTCAAGAAACCCACCaactcaaaagaaaagaaaaaccgCGAATGTGAACTAATTAGCATGACAAACGAGAGAATCACAACCAACAGAAGGTAGACTAGTAGCCAGTGACGCTTGATTTCCTTGTTTGCTAAAATCTATAAATGTAGTTTTGATGATTGGGCAGCTGGCATTTTGTGGGTCATCACCTAGCACCCCACTTTGCACAAACTAGAATAAAGAAATAGAAGTAGCTTGTTTCAGTATGTAAATTGCTGCTGCTTACTAAGCAGCGAGCACTCATTCAGCACAACACCTCCCTTCCTCACACAAGAATCACTGTGTAAACCTATTCCACGTGACAGCAACTGAAGCATTGTCTTAATAGAAAAGCAGAAGCCACATTTTTCCCTCCGAAATTTTCCACGGACATCGGGTGTCAATTTCTTTGTCAATAGCAGAGAGACCACAGGATATCTGCATTCTTACtacttctaaaagaaaaaaaaaaacatctaGTTGATCACCGAACTGATATCACCTAAATATCACCTAACTCACACCTCATTCCTTCCCTCAACCCCATTTTTAAAGGTTGGTGGCATAACTAGATTTCTCCAGAATCGTTAaattggatggggctctgagtgaCATGGTCTAGTGAAAACTGTCCCTGCCCAAAGCAAGAGGGGTGGGACCAATCTTtttgagatcccttccaacccaaaccattctaagattctgtgatttaataaaatattttggtttacaTAAAGTTGTCTTGCCCATCAaaaacagcatgaaaaaaacCATGGCCTGAGACTGTGTAAcgtttaaaaattatttctttcagaaaaaaacccctaaaataaaatagtaatcTTTTAAATTTACTACATATTTTTGACCAAAACTGCCCAACACCATCCCTTACCAAAGCAAAAGCTAAGTCTTAGACTACACTCATCACTCTGTGTAAACCTCTGCTGAACGAGACTAGCAGTCTAGGCACTGGTGCCACTGGATTTGTAGATGTGACTGAAAGTTGCCGTCCAAAACTCGAAGAAAACCGTACCCAGAGTGTGATTCTGCAGGGGGTGAGGGTCCCGGCAGCCCCGCCGAGGTGCTGGGAAGGATGCGGCGCCCGTGGACATCCCCCCATGAACGTGCCCATGGGCACCCCAGATCCGACTCCTCCTGAGCCCCGAGTTCACTACTACCGACAGGCATGGGAACTACGCTCCAACACTGTCGTGTGGATGGGCTCAGTGTCTTCAAAGCTGACAGCTTTGCCATTACACAGAAGTAACTCTTCAATACACAAGATTCAACTTATTACCCGAAATATGCGATACGCCAGGGGAGCGCTAGGAAGAGTGACACCTGAACACAAGTTCCTTTAACACCAAGTGTTCCAAAAGCCTGACAGCTCCGGGAACTAGCGTGAGGAAGGAGCCTTCATCTCGCCCGCTAACCCGACCCGCACCCTGACGCGGCCCTCAGCAGCGCCCGGCACGGACAGGGACAGCGCCCGGCGCCCCACAGCAAGGGCAGCACATCCACCTCTTCCTCCCCACAGTGCGACCGCcaccctccttcccctccaggTGCCGGCGCTGCCGGGCCCCTCCGAACCCTCAGCCACGCCGGGCTCACCCCCGGCACAGGGGCCGCTCACCCGCCGCTCCCTGTGCCGCAGAGGGGACTTACCAGGTGCTCCTCGGTATCGGAAGCGGCCATAGCCCCGCCACAGAGACAGAGAATGAGGGAGGAGAGTAGAGAGAGAAGGACGCGGCCAAAACTGCCGCCGAAGGGGAGAGCCACGCGGCGGGGAGGAGCGCGGGGAGGAGATGCGGCCGCGGCTCCGCCGCCGGGGCGGGCGCTGCTAGCGGGCGCCTCCCGGCCGGAGGGCGGCGCGGTGCCGCCGTCGCGGCAGTGATTGCCGGGCATGCTGCCGCTGGGAGGAGGGGCTCGGGCAGCGGCGGTTCTGCCGCGCCCGCGCCACCACCATCACCAGTAGCGGCAGTAGCAGCAGGAGGAGCGCCGGTGGCGCGATGGGGTAGCGGCGGCGATGGCGGAGCCGgcggagctgcagcaggagtcagtGGTGCGGTTCctggcggcgcggggcgggcgggcgcggaACGCGGAGCTGCTGGAGCATTTCCGGGACTGGCTGAACCCCGCGGAGCcctcccgccgcgccgccgcccggcaTCGCTTCAAGGAGCTGGTCAACGCAGTAGCCACCGTGCGCCAGGAGCCCGGCACCGGCGTCAAGTACGTGCACCTCCGCCGCCGGTACTGcgcccccgagccccccgccgccgcccccctgACCCCCGGGGAGCAGGAGCCGGCGGCGGAGAACAGCGCGAAGCAGCCGAGCCCGCCGCCCTCCCCACGAGCAGGGGCTGAGGAGACGCCGCCGGCAACAGGCGAGGATGCCGGCAGCCGCTCGCAGCCCCCGGCGCACCGGGGCGAGCCGCCCCGACCGAGCCCGGCGGTGGCTGGAGGCCAGCGGAGGGGCTCTCGGCGGGGGCCACCGCCCGGGCGCGGCgaaggcggcggcggcgaggaGACCGCGATAGCGACGGGCCCGGGGCGGCCCCCGGCGACGGACGAGGCGGGGGCGGCGGAGGGAGcgcccggggcggcggcgcaGGGCGGCGGCCGGCGGAGCCTGCGGGAGGCGGCGCGGGgcagctccccacagctgaAGCGCGGCGCCCTCCCCGGCGGGGGCCGCGGCCGCGACTCGGACAGCGCCTCGGTGGCCTCGTCCTCCGCCGAGGAAGAGGGGAGCACCACCGGCTCCGTGGCGCTGGACCCCCTGGAGCACGCCTGGATG
Coding sequences within it:
- the SOWAHC gene encoding ankyrin repeat domain-containing protein SOWAHC, producing the protein MAEPAELQQESVVRFLAARGGRARNAELLEHFRDWLNPAEPSRRAAARHRFKELVNAVATVRQEPGTGVKYVHLRRRYCAPEPPAAAPLTPGEQEPAAENSAKQPSPPPSPRAGAEETPPATGEDAGSRSQPPAHRGEPPRPSPAVAGGQRRGSRRGPPPGRGEGGGGEETAIATGPGRPPATDEAGAAEGAPGAAAQGGGRRSLREAARGSSPQLKRGALPGGGRGRDSDSASVASSSAEEEGSTTGSVALDPLEHAWMLSASDGRWESLEGLLSCEPALLCKRDFITGFTVLHWAAKHGRQELLATLVNFAQRHGLPVDINARTSGGHTALHIAAMHGHAEVVKLLVGAYDADVDIRDYSGRKAAQYLQHGTSGDMRNLVGALEEEEEEEGNAGNGSGRWRLSKVLPSNLMNYRLSHHHHGTGEEAEGTDGAAVSGKGKEMTRKASGSGRMKPRLNKIRFRTQIIHNTPSFRGDAEEEEHEEKSLKSSFKLRPKSNVFG